A window of Mycobacteriales bacterium contains these coding sequences:
- a CDS encoding PrgI family protein: protein MAQPAPAVAGAVLMWARIPADVDRDDTLVAGLTARQLGLVAVPAVALWLLFTATRHLVPPTVFGFLALPVAAASVTLAVGRWHGLGADRFALAVLRYVGAPRRLVPAPDGVPALPAWARGADRSRPPAALSLPVGDMAADGVQDLGPDGASLRCVVSPVNFRLRTEDEQVALIAGFGRFVNSLSTPVEISVHDERTNLDGAIREIETGAASLADPMLEAAALDHARFLAELAGRRDVVRRRILLVFRDPAPRTDTTAAALARRASDAAAALAAIGISLTPLDEPAATAELRAAADPDRATTRIPDGAP, encoded by the coding sequence GTGGCGCAACCCGCGCCAGCGGTGGCAGGTGCCGTCCTGATGTGGGCTCGCATCCCCGCCGACGTCGACCGCGACGACACGCTCGTCGCCGGGCTGACCGCCCGGCAGCTCGGTCTGGTCGCAGTGCCGGCCGTCGCGCTGTGGCTGCTGTTCACCGCGACCCGGCACCTGGTGCCGCCCACGGTGTTCGGGTTCCTCGCCCTGCCGGTCGCCGCGGCGTCGGTCACTCTCGCGGTCGGCCGCTGGCACGGTCTCGGCGCGGACCGGTTCGCGCTCGCCGTACTCCGCTACGTCGGCGCACCCCGGCGCCTCGTCCCCGCTCCCGATGGCGTACCGGCGCTTCCCGCGTGGGCGCGGGGTGCCGACAGGTCCCGCCCTCCGGCAGCGTTGAGCCTGCCGGTCGGGGACATGGCGGCCGACGGCGTACAGGACCTCGGTCCGGACGGGGCATCGCTGCGCTGCGTCGTGTCGCCAGTGAACTTCCGGCTCCGTACCGAGGACGAGCAGGTCGCGCTGATCGCCGGTTTCGGCCGGTTCGTCAACAGCCTGTCGACGCCGGTCGAGATCAGCGTCCACGACGAACGCACGAATCTCGACGGTGCGATCCGCGAGATCGAAACCGGCGCGGCAAGCCTCGCCGACCCGATGCTCGAAGCGGCCGCGCTCGACCACGCCCGGTTCCTCGCCGAGTTGGCGGGCCGCCGCGACGTCGTACGACGCCGCATCCTGCTCGTCTTCCGCGACCCCGCGCCGCGCACCGACACCACGGCGGCCGCACTCGCGCGCCGCGCCTCCGACGCGGCCGCTGCGCTCGCCGCGATCGGCATCTCCCTCACCCCGCTCGACGAGCCCGCCGCCACGGCTGAACTCCGCGCCGCAGCGGACCCGGACCGAGCCACGACCCGCATCCCGGACGGTGCCCCATGA
- a CDS encoding conjugal transfer protein TrbL family protein, with protein sequence MSAHPPVREVWSISRGIAVALFVLLVTIAGLTLMGYETVQSRYAVKDALPRVIAGFVGANLSLQLVDVAIGFANALSGAFYGQRLDQREVSTGLFRVNLLTSQSSTLAILLGLVVVVLALYVTVVGVLRLGLVVVLTVGAPLCLAGLALPATEGLARVWCRALCAALAIQVAQALVLATATRMFYDGVGSPSLGVPGGPLMDLLVVIALLWVLVKIPSWVGRGLLMRAGTGGIGRVVKYLVISRAIGAVAGPAGLAAAGVAGRGARAARSAAPSAAATSGEFAPPNVWSPSTRPTFPTAPPMPRGAPAARPSTDGGVSSLDRWRNPRQRWQVPS encoded by the coding sequence GTGTCCGCGCACCCGCCGGTGCGCGAGGTGTGGTCGATCTCACGTGGCATCGCCGTCGCGCTGTTCGTGCTGCTGGTCACGATCGCCGGACTGACCCTCATGGGTTACGAGACGGTGCAGTCGCGGTACGCGGTGAAGGACGCGCTGCCCCGTGTCATTGCCGGGTTCGTCGGCGCGAACCTGAGCCTGCAACTCGTCGACGTCGCGATCGGCTTCGCGAACGCCCTATCGGGCGCGTTCTACGGTCAGCGCCTCGACCAGCGTGAGGTCAGCACCGGCTTATTCCGGGTGAACCTGCTTACGTCGCAGTCGAGCACCCTCGCGATCCTGCTCGGCCTGGTCGTGGTCGTCCTCGCCCTTTACGTGACGGTCGTCGGCGTCCTGCGCCTCGGCCTGGTCGTGGTGCTCACCGTCGGTGCGCCGCTGTGCCTGGCCGGGCTGGCGCTGCCGGCGACTGAGGGCCTGGCGCGGGTGTGGTGCCGGGCGTTGTGCGCGGCGCTTGCTATCCAGGTCGCGCAGGCGCTCGTGCTCGCGACCGCGACGCGGATGTTCTACGACGGGGTCGGCAGCCCGTCGCTCGGCGTTCCGGGCGGTCCGTTGATGGACCTGCTTGTGGTCATCGCCCTGCTGTGGGTGCTGGTGAAGATCCCGAGCTGGGTCGGGCGCGGTCTGTTGATGCGGGCTGGCACGGGCGGCATCGGCCGGGTCGTGAAGTACCTCGTCATCAGCCGCGCGATCGGCGCGGTCGCCGGCCCCGCCGGGCTCGCCGCCGCCGGCGTCGCTGGCCGCGGCGCGCGCGCCGCACGTTCGGCCGCACCGAGCGCCGCTGCCACCAGCGGTGAGTTCGCTCCGCCGAATGTGTGGTCGCCGTCGACCCGCCCAACGTTCCCCACTGCGCCCCCGATGCCGCGCGGTGCGCCGGCTGCTCGACCGTCCACTGACGGTGGGGTGTCGTCGCTGGACCGGTGGCGCAACCCGCGCCAGCGGTGGCAGGTGCCGTCCTGA
- a CDS encoding pilin, giving the protein MRRFCSLAAGVVAAAALLTLLAAPAHAAPTPAPTPIAPPPELTAVIDNMAGWLRGFLAALATLYLTVGGVRYLTANGDPTSVEKGKASFKYAGLGYAVAALAPILVTALKSVVGR; this is encoded by the coding sequence ATGCGACGGTTCTGCTCTCTCGCCGCTGGCGTCGTCGCCGCGGCTGCCCTGCTCACCCTGCTCGCCGCGCCAGCCCACGCCGCGCCGACGCCGGCACCGACGCCGATCGCGCCGCCGCCGGAGCTGACGGCGGTGATCGACAACATGGCCGGCTGGCTGCGCGGGTTCCTGGCGGCTTTGGCGACGCTGTACCTGACCGTCGGCGGTGTTCGCTACCTGACGGCGAACGGCGACCCGACGTCGGTGGAGAAGGGCAAGGCGTCGTTCAAGTACGCCGGCCTGGGCTACGCCGTCGCGGCGCTCGCCCCGATCCTCGTGACGGCGCTGAAGTCCGTGGTGGGCCGGTGA
- a CDS encoding WhiB family transcriptional regulator, protein MDAALCAQTDPELFFPVRDVDSTRAAKAVCSRCSVQGECLDFALADPALKGIWGGTTADERRKMRSSDP, encoded by the coding sequence ATGGATGCTGCGCTCTGCGCCCAGACCGACCCCGAACTGTTCTTCCCGGTGCGGGATGTGGACTCGACGCGAGCCGCGAAAGCTGTGTGCTCTCGGTGCTCGGTGCAGGGTGAGTGCCTCGATTTCGCTCTCGCGGATCCGGCCCTCAAAGGCATCTGGGGCGGCACGACCGCTGACGAGCGTCGCAAGATGCGGAGCAGCGACCCATGA
- a CDS encoding helix-turn-helix domain-containing protein: protein MNERSHRLDLLTTAEVAAEFRVPESTVRYWRQTGYGPKGVRVGRRVLYERGEIDRWWKRRTAGSPNLR from the coding sequence ATGAACGAGCGCAGCCACCGCTTGGACTTGCTGACTACTGCGGAGGTGGCGGCCGAGTTCCGCGTTCCGGAGTCAACCGTGCGCTACTGGAGGCAGACCGGCTACGGACCTAAAGGCGTCCGCGTGGGCCGGCGTGTGCTCTACGAGCGAGGTGAGATTGACCGCTGGTGGAAGAGGCGCACGGCCGGCTCGCCGAATCTCAGGTAG
- a CDS encoding PIN domain-containing protein, with the protein MVNAANTGAVRLYCANHVIDEIEEHAAEWTADGPVTTAAFVDCWRANYVPLLRVVSVPEGLLHPDEAARIERLRGVDPDDVPSATLALLLEAFYLSKDRRAVHAVYGHDHDFVEHVRWLQVLVACGDAGQLGELLYTTTLVGGLAGHGLARAARRLVTDAPWLGIPLALALGYLLARWTPEHTRKLRNDLSATLRVLSDVAVEQTQAHRRSLAAAPLVPAWDALAEQVNPSLVLTRACAHLLARPPRGHQSARELATALPPLRVACGETKVRGVLRSHDCFNEVFFGRYQLGAVVGATTVS; encoded by the coding sequence CTGGTCAACGCGGCGAACACCGGCGCAGTCCGCCTCTACTGCGCCAACCACGTCATAGATGAGATCGAGGAGCATGCGGCGGAATGGACTGCCGACGGCCCGGTTACGACGGCGGCGTTCGTCGACTGCTGGCGCGCCAACTACGTGCCTCTGCTGCGCGTTGTCTCCGTTCCAGAAGGCCTGCTTCACCCTGACGAGGCCGCACGTATCGAGCGGCTCCGCGGCGTCGACCCCGACGATGTCCCCTCGGCGACTCTCGCCCTGCTGCTCGAGGCGTTCTACCTCAGCAAGGACCGTCGCGCCGTGCACGCGGTGTACGGCCACGACCACGACTTCGTCGAGCACGTCCGATGGCTCCAAGTTCTCGTCGCGTGCGGCGACGCCGGGCAGCTGGGCGAACTGCTCTATACGACAACGCTCGTCGGCGGCTTGGCCGGTCACGGGTTAGCGCGTGCTGCCAGGCGGCTCGTCACAGACGCGCCGTGGCTAGGCATACCGCTCGCGCTCGCGTTGGGATACCTGCTCGCCAGGTGGACGCCCGAGCACACGCGCAAGCTACGCAACGATCTCTCCGCGACGCTGCGCGTCCTCAGTGACGTCGCCGTCGAGCAGACTCAGGCACATCGCCGGTCTCTCGCCGCGGCGCCGTTGGTACCTGCCTGGGACGCCCTCGCGGAACAGGTGAACCCGAGCCTCGTCCTCACCCGAGCCTGTGCGCACCTCCTCGCACGACCACCGCGAGGTCACCAGTCGGCCCGCGAGCTCGCCACGGCCTTGCCACCGCTGCGTGTCGCGTGCGGCGAAACCAAGGTCCGCGGCGTCTTGCGCAGTCACGACTGTTTCAACGAGGTGTTCTTCGGGCGCTACCAACTAGGGGCCGTCGTTGGCGCGACCACCGTGTCGTGA